In Hydrogenispora ethanolica, one genomic interval encodes:
- a CDS encoding AAA family ATPase — MKRAIYLITGVMASGKSTVAELLASKMEKSVHLRGDVFRRMIVSGRAEMSAQPSDEAIRQLHLRYRLTADAAKTYYDNGFSVVFQDNYYGEEIFRLLDMLQDYPVHVIVLCPNVESVKKREKMRGKVGYTGFTVEALYADFMKETPRIGFWLDTSEQSPEQSVEDILLHFGE, encoded by the coding sequence TTGAAAAGGGCGATATATTTAATCACTGGCGTTATGGCGTCTGGAAAGTCAACCGTTGCGGAACTGCTTGCCTCGAAAATGGAAAAGAGCGTGCATCTGCGCGGTGACGTGTTTCGCCGAATGATTGTCTCCGGACGTGCCGAAATGTCCGCACAGCCGTCCGATGAGGCTATCCGACAGTTGCACCTGCGCTATCGCCTGACCGCAGATGCGGCAAAGACCTATTATGACAACGGGTTTTCTGTCGTTTTTCAGGATAATTACTACGGTGAAGAAATTTTCCGCCTATTGGATATGTTGCAGGATTATCCCGTTCATGTAATCGTGCTCTGCCCGAATGTGGAGTCAGTCAAAAAACGTGAAAAGATGCGGGGAAAGGTCGGTTATACCGGCTTTACGGTAGAGGCTCTGTATGCGGATTTCATGAAGGAGACTCCCCGAATCGGCTTTTGGCTGGATACCTCGGAACAGTCCCCGGAACAATCAGTTGAGGATATTTTGTTACACTTTGGGGAGTAA